In Thermodesulfobacteriota bacterium, the genomic stretch CTGTGCCCGAGCATGGGGTTCGCCTCATGCAGGCGCTCTATCCTCCGCTTTACCTGGTGGAATGGCACGCCGAGCTTGCTCGCGAGCTGCTTCTGCTCGCTCTCGGTATGGGGAACGAACTCATGGAGCGGCGGGTCTATGAGCCTTATGGTGACTGGTTTTCCGTCCATTGCCCTGAAGATGCCGACGAAGTCCTTCCTCTGGAAGGGCAGGAGCTCGTAGAGGGACTTTTTCCTGGTCTTCTGGTCTTCCGAGATTATCATCCGCTGGATGGCTAATCTCCGCTCCTCGGTATCGAAGAACATGTGCTCGGTCCTGCATAGGCCGATGCCCTCTGCCCCGAGCCTTATGGCGTTCTCGGCGTCGTATGGCGTATCCACGTTCGTCCGGACCTTGAGGCTCCGGGTCTCGTCAGCCCACCTCATGAGCGTGTGGTAGGCCTCGGGCAGCTCCGGCTTTATGAGGTTCATGGATGCCTTGAAGACCTCGCCAGTGGAGCCGTTTATGGTAAGGGGGTCGCCCTCCTTGAGGACGGTCTTCCCGACGGTGACGGTCTTGGCGTTATAGTCAATGTTCAGGTCCTCGCATCCTACTATGCAGCACTTGCCCCATCCCCTTGCGACGACCGCCGCGTGTGAGGTCTTGCCGCCGGTCGCGGTGAGGATCCCCTTGGCCGCGTGCATGCCGCCCACGTCCTCGGGGCTCGTCTCTTTCCTTACGAGGATCACGGCCTTGCCCTCGGCGGTCCGGTCCTCGGCGTCCTTGGCGGTAAATACGATCGAGCCGGTGGCCGCGCCGGGAACGGCGGCTATGCCTGTGGCAAAGAGGTTCTGCTGGAGCGTCTCTATCGGTATCTTGGGGTCTATTACGGGATAAAAAAGCCCTTCTATTTCCTTGTCGGAAATTCTGAGTATGGCGTCCTTCTTGGTTATGAGCTTCTCCTTCACCATGTTCACGGCGATCCTGAAGGCCGCCATGGGGGAGCGTTTCCCGGCCCTGGTCTGGAGGATGTAGAGTTTGCCAGTCTCGATGGTGAACTCGATGTCCTGCATGTCCTTGTAGTGCCGTTCGAGCTTCTTCCTGACGTCAAGGAGCTCCTTGTACGCCTTCGGCATGAGCTTCTGGAGGTCCGAGAGGTGGAGCGGCGTCCTTATGCCGGCTACCACGTCCTCGCCCTGCGCGTTCATCAGGAGGTCGCCGTAAAAGATGTTCTCGCCCGTATTCGGCTCCCTCGTGAAGCAGACGCCTGTGCCGGAGTTCTCGCCCATGTTGCCGAAGACCATCTGGACTATGTTCACGGCAGTGCCGCGCAGCCCGTTTATCTTCTCGACCCTCCTGTAGGTAACGGCTTTTTCCGCCATCCACGATCCGATGACCGCGTTTATCGCGCCCTCAAGCTGCTCATTTGGTTCCTGCGGGAAGGGCTTCTTCGTGTGCTCCTCGTAGACCTTCTTCAGGCGGGGTATGAGGACTTCCAGTTCCTGCTCGTTCACGTCCGTATCGAGCACTGGACGGGACCTCGGTATGTGGAGCCTGAGCCTGCTCTTCCTGTCCTTTATGTCGTCGAACTCGTAGTCGAACCTGTGCCTCGGCACCCCCATCGCCGTAGAGCCGTACATGGTTATGAAGCGCCTGTAGGCGTCGAGTGCGAACCGGCGGTTCCCGGTCTTCTTCGCGAGCCCCTCGACCGAGGAGTCGTTAAGGCCGAGGTTGAGGATGGTCTCCATCATGCCGGGCATGGACCTTGCCGCGCCCGAGCGGACTGAGACGAGTAGCGGGTCCTCGGGGTCGCCGACCTTTTTGCCCGTAAGCCTCTCAAGCTTCTTGATATTCTTCTCAAGCTCGACGTGGAAGCCCTGGGGGTATTTACGGTCGTTCTTGTAGAAAAAGTCGCAGACCTCGGTGGTGATGGTGAAGCCGGCAGGCACGGGAAGCCCGATGTTCGTCATCTCGGCGAGCCCCGCGCCCTTGCCGCCAAGGAGGTCTTTCATGTCCCCCCTGCCTTCGGCCTTTCCGCCGCCGAAAAAATAGACATATTTCTTGGCCATAATAAGGTGTCCTCCGGTATATGTCGAAAGATTCAGTAGAGAGCTGGAGGGGAACCCGCCTCATCAAAGGTTTTGAAGGGGCTCCTGATTCAAAACATTGAGATTAGCAAAATTAACAGGGAATGTCATTAAAAATGGGTAAAAAAATACCGTATTAAAGCCCTGGCCGGGGCTGTCCCGGGGACCTGTTAAACTCCTTGACACACTTGCAAAACCTTCGGTATTATTTAATATTGACCCATTAAGTATACACCCTATTTCCACGCCTTGCACCCTGGGAAGCCTCGGTTCAGGTCCTTCGGCGGTTGTCCGGGGTGGAATTTCAATAGCATTTTTAAAGCTTTAGGGAAGAGGAAAAATGGCACAGGAGCAAAGACCGGTCTATATAGAAGACGAGATGAAAAAGTCCTACCTGGACTACGCCATGTCGGTCATAATCGGCAGGGCGTTGCCGGACGTGAGGGACGGCCTTAAGCCGGTCCACAGGAGGATACTCTACGCCATGCACGAGATGGGGGTAGAGTGGAACAAGCCCTACAAAAAATCCGCCCGCGTGGTCGGTGACGTCATAGGCAAGTACCACCCCCACGGAGATTCCGCGGTCTACGACGCCATAACCAGGATGGTGCAGGACTTCTCGCTCCGGTACCCGCTCATAGACGGCCAGGGCAACTTCGGCTCCATAGACGGCGACCCTCCGGCTGCCATGAGGTACACGGAAGTCAGGATGGCGAAGCTTGCAAGCGAGCTCCTGAAGGACATCGACAAGGAGACCGTCGATTTCCAGCCTAACTATGACGAGTCGCTCAAAGAGCCGATGGTGCTCCCAGCGGCCTTCCCCTGCCTGCTTGTGAACGGCTCATCCGGCATAGCGGTCGGCATGGCTACCAACATGCCGCCTCACAACCTCTCCGAAATAATAGACGCGCTCATCCATATAATCGGAAAGCCGGAGGCGACCGTAAAGGAGCTGATGCAGCTCGTCCCGGGTCCGGACTTCCCGACAGCCGGGTTCATAAGCGGCAGGAAGGGCATAAGAGACGCCTACGAGACCGGGAGGGGAGTGCTTCAGCTCCGCGCAAAGGCCAGCATAGAGAAAAACCCCCGGACGGGCCGCCAGGCGATCGTCATAACCGAAATACCTTACCAGGTAAACAAGTCCAAGCTCATCGAGAGCATCGCCGAGCTTGTGCGCGAAAAGAAGGTCGAGGGCATCTCGGACGTCCGGGACGAGAGCGACCGCGAGGGCATGAGGATCGTGGTGGAATTGAAGAAGGACGAGGTCGCCGAGGTCATCCTCAACAACCTCTACCACCACACCCAGATGAAGACCTCCTTCGGAATAATAAACCTCGCTATAGTCGACGGCCAGCCCAGGGTCCTGCCCCTCAGCCAGCTCCTTAAGGAGTTCGTCCGGTTCAGGAAAGAGGTGGTCGCGAGGAGGACCGTATTCGAGCTAAGGAAGGCCCGCGAGCGGGCGCATATATTGGAGGGCCTGAAGATAGCCCTCGACAACCTTGACGCGGTCATAAAGCTCATACGCGCATCGAAGAGCCCGCAGGAGGCCAAGACCGGCCTTGTAAAGAACTTCAAGCTCTCGGAGATACAGGCCCAGGCCATCCTGGACATGAGGCTCCAGAGGCTTACGGCACTCGAAAGGGACAAGATAATAGAGGAGTACCGGGAGCTCCTCAAGCTCATAAAGATGCTCGAAGAGAGGCTCGCCAGCGAAAAGCTCCTCATGGCCGTGGTCGTCGACGAGTTGAAGGACATAAAGGAGAGGTTCGGAAGCGCCAGGCGTACCCAGATCGTGGACGAAGCCGGGGAGATAACCCTCGAGGACATCATCGCCGAAGAGGACATGGTGGTCACCATAACGAGCGGCGGCTACATAAAGAGGAACCCCACCAGCCTTTTCAAGATCCAGAAGCGGGGCGGCAAGGGGAAGACCGGCATGACCACCAAGGAAGAGGACTTTGTCTCGAACCTCTTCATAGCCTCGACCCACAGCCATATCCTCTTCTTCACGGACAAGGGCAAGGCCTACTCTCTCAAGGTCTATGACATACCGCAGGCCGGGAGGGCGGCCAAGGGCAAGGCCATTGTGAATATCCTCAATATCGCCCAGGGCGAGCACATAACCGCCTTCCTTCCTGTCCGCGAGTTCAGGGAAGGAAACTTCATAACCATGGCGACCGCCCACGGGGTCATCAAGAAATCCGACCTCATGAGCTTTTCCCACATACGCTCGGGAGGGCTCATAGCCGTGAGCCTCGACGAGGGCGACAGCCTCATCGCCGCGCGCCTGACCGACGGCAAGACAGACCTCTTCCTGGGCACCCGCCTCGGGCAGGCCATAAGGTTCCACGAGGACGAGGTGAGGGAGATGGGCCGCCAGGCCAGGGGCGTAAAGGGCATCAAGCTCGACGAGGGCGACCGCGTGGTCTCCATGGAGACAGTCGAGGAGAACTCGACCGTCCTTACCGTCACGGAGAACGGCCACGGGAAAAGGACCGAGTTCGCAGAGTACCGCGGCCAGGGCCGGGGCGGAAGCGGCCTCATAAACATCAAGATAACCGAGAAGAACGGGCCCGTCGCAGGCATAGTCAAGGTGACCGACGCGGACGAGCTCATGATTTCCACGAGTTCCGGGAAGATAATAAGGATAGCCATGAAGGACGTCCCGGTCATAGGCAGGAACACCCAGGGCGTCAAGCTCATGGACATCGAAAAAGGCGAGCATATATCCGGAATGGCCCCCATAGCCGAGAAGGACGATTCCGGCGAGGCGGAAGAAGAGGAGTGAGCCGCTTGGGTAACCGGGCCGGAATGCCGGGATTCGAGATGCCTGAGCGGGCCTTAAAAGGACGGGGCTGATGGGACGGATTGCCGTGCTCGGGGCAGGGAGCTGGGGAACGACGCTCGCCCAGGTGCTGGCCCATAAGGGAAAAGACGTAAGCCTGTGGGCAAGGGAGGAAGAGGTCAGGGCCTCCATCGCCGAAAGGCGCGAGAACAGCATGTATTTGCCGGGGGTGGAGCTCTCTTCGGGCATAACTCCCTTCACGAGCATTGAAGAGGCCCTGGACGGCTCGGATTTCATCGTAAGCGTCATCCCTTCCCACGGCTTGAGGGGCGTATTTTCCGGGGCCAGGGGCTTTATCCGGGACGGCGCACTCGTCGTTAGCGCCACCAAGGGCATAGAGGAAGGGAGCATGATGCCCCCTTCGGGTGTCATCTCCGAGGCCCTTTCAGGCAAGGCCTTTTCATTCGCGGTCCTCTCCGGACCCTCTTTCGCAAAAGAGGTTAGCCGCGCTCTCCCCGCGGCCCTGACCGCCGCATCCGCTTCCGTTGAGTCGGCCCGCAGGGTGCAGGACGAGTTCTCGACGAACTACTTCAGGGTCTATACTAACGACGACGTGACCGGCGTTGAGCTCGGCGGCGCTCTTAAGAACGTCGTTGCCGTGGCCTCGGGCATATCCGACGGGCTGGGGCTCGGCCACAACGCCAGGGCCGCGCTCATCACCCGGGGCCTTGCCGAGATGGCCCGCCTCGGCGTAAAGATGGGCGCGCGTAAAGAGACCTTCTCGGGCCTCTCGGGCCTGGGGGACCTGGTCCTTACCTGCACAGGGCCCTTGAGCCGGAACTATTCGGTCGGAGTCTCGATAGGCAAAGGCGAGGCAATAGGCGACATCACGGGCCGCATGCTCGAGGTTGCCGAGGGCGTCAAGACCTCGCGGGCGACAAGGGAGCTTGCCTTGAGAAACGGGGTCGAGATGCCCATTGCCGAGGCGGTATACAGCGTTATCTACGAAGGAAAGCAGCCCAGGGAGGCTGTGCTCGATCTAATGGGCCGCGACCTCAAAGGCGAGTAGCATCCTCCTCTCCAGCAGCCCCTTTTTTTTCTACCCGGCCCATTCAAAATGGGCTAAAATATTCCAGCTTTCGTCCGATAAGAGTAGATATCCAGAAAAGATAAAGCGCCTCTTCCGCGGTATTGATGGGAAAGTGCGCGTAAAATCAGCCTGAAAGGGGCCTCAGCGGGTCCGTTAGCCGAATCCCGGGCGCTCTGTATCGGTATGCTCAAGAAAAGCCTACATTCCAGGATACTCGTCCTCATCATCGGGCTCATCACCATCGGCGTCGTCATCTCCATATACTGGGAAATCAGCAACAAGGAAAGGGAACTCCTGGAGGAGAAGCTCCGGGCATCCCGGTTCATGGCCCAGCCCATACTTACCGCCATATACGAGGACATGATAGAGGAGAGGGCGGACCTCGCGCGCCACCTGATAAACTCCTTGAGCAAGACGCCGGGCATCGAGAGCGTCTACATAGTGCGGAGCAACGGCGTTGAAGAGGCCTTCAAGGACCTTAAGACCATAAGGGCCGTAGAGAAGGAGTTCGGCGAGATACGGCCGGAATGGCTCGCGGGCCACCCCGACCTTGAGGAGAGCCCCCCGGCCAGGGGCGTCGGCAACCCCGAGTTCAGGGACGCGCTTGCGAAGTTCAGGAAGGACTGGCAGAGAGGCGAGGTATACTACATAGACAGGAGCGGTCCGGAGCCGCTCTTCACCTATCTTCAGCCGATTGAGAAGAAGCCCAAGTGCCAGAGCTGCCATGTGAGCGAGGACGCAAGGGGCATACTCGTCATAAGGACCCCGCTTTCCGACATGTACGGGATGCTCTCGCAAAGCAGGAACCAGTGGGTCCTCTCCGGCATCTTCGCAATAGGCGTTGGCGGGATACTCCTTTCGCTGCTCATCCGCAAATCCATAACAGGCCCCATCAGGAAGAACGTCGAGATAATAAGGCGGATAGCCGACGGCGAGGCGGGCATAAACGAGCGGATAAAGGTCGAGGCCGAGGACGAGATAGGGTACCTGGCCACGGCCTTCAACAGCATGCTCGACTCCCTTGAGAAGAGGGCCGAGGAGAACACGAAGCTCTTCGGGCTCGTCATGAAGAGCAAGGAGGAGTGGGTCGCCACCTTCGACGCCATCCAGGACCTCATCTCCATTCACGATAACGAGTACAAGATAATAAAGATAAACAAGGCGCTCGCCCGTAAGTTCAACTCCACGCCCGAGGAGCTCATAGGGAGGAAGTGCTACCAGCTCCTTTACTGCAGGCACGAGCAGAAGGAGATGTGCCCCCATTCGAGGACCCTTGCCACCGGCGAGGTGGCCAACGCCGAGGTGGAGGACCTGGTTTTCGAGGGCAGCTATAAGATTACCACCTTCCCGGTCTTCAACGCCGAGGGGAAGGTATGGGCGAGCGTGCACGTCGCCAGGGACATAACCCACGAGAAGCTCCTGCGCGAGCAGCTCCTGCACTCCGAGAAGCTATCGAGCCTCGGAAAGCTCGTCGCGGGCATAGCGCACGAGCTCAACAACCCCCTCATGGGCATCATGGGATTCAGCCAGATACTCATGGACACGCCCGGGGACAAGAAGCTCGACGACATCAAGGACAAGCTCCGGAAGATCTACCACGAGTCGCTCAGGACCGCCAAGATAGTCCAGAACCTCCTTACCTTCGCCAGGGCCAAGAAGACCGAGAGGGAGTACCACAGCGTAAACGAGATAATAAGGCACACGATAGAGCTCAGGGAGTATTCGCTCAAGGCCAACAACATCCAGGTGGCGCTTAAGCTCGAGAACGGGCTCCCGCGGACGATGGTCGACCTCTTCCAGATGCAGCAGGTCTTCATAAACATCATAAACAACGCCGAAGACGCGATGGTCGCGAAGAAGGGCAAGGGCAAGATAGAGATATCCACCCGTGTAGAGGGCAAGAGGATCGTAATCTCCTTCAAGGACGACGGGCCGGGGGTATCGAGAGACGTCATACACAAGGTCTTCGACCCGTTCTTCACTACCAAGGACGTGGGCAAGGGCACGGGCCTCGGCCTCTCCATAACCCACGGCATAGTGACGGAGCACGGCGGCTCCATAGACATCACGAGCCCTGAGGAGGGAGGGGCCGTCGTGACCGTCGAGCTCCCGGTCGTCGAGATGGCGCAGTGGGCGGCAAAATCCGGGAAGCCCGCCGAGGCCGGGGATGTATCGGCCTCGGGGAAAAAGGTCCTCATAGTAGACGACGAGAAGTCCATAAGGGAGACCCTCGAGGACATATTCACCCGGGAGGGCTACAGGGTCGAGACCGCGAGGGACGGAAGGGAAGCCCTTGACATCCTGGACAAGGAGAAAGTGGCCCTGGTCGTCACCGACCTCAAGATGCCGGGCTACGGCGGGACAGACCTCTACGACAATATCCTCAAGAAGCACGCCTACCTTAAAGACAAGGTCATAATCCTCACCGGAGACGTCTTCAGCCAGGACGCGAAGGAATTCCTTTCCGGAAGCGGCTGCCCTTGCGTGTTGAAGCCCTTTGAGCCCAAAAAGCTCATAGAGCTCGCAAGGGAGCTCCTGAAATAGCTTTCACGTGAAATTATTCTGCTATACTGATTGGGCAACCTCTAAAAATTGATCTTTTCCCCGGACCCTGGGTAGTTACGGGAAGCGGGTAAAATCTCCAATTTTCAGAGGTTCCCGGATAAAAGCCGGGTCCGACAGTGGACTCCGGAAACTCCCCTTGATGGAACAGGCCTGTTGTGTTAGAAGGTAAAGGGGCGGGAACCAATATTCCCACGGGGCAGGTCGTTTTCCCAGCCGGCAGACCGAAATCCAGATGGGCGGGACAGGCGGCGTAATGTAAAGACCTTTCCTGCGCCCTTTCGAACCACCCTTCAAAAGGCTTAGAGGCGCTGTTATCCCGGAAGATGTTCCGGTTTTGTAGCAGCCTTGAAATTATCCAAAAATATGGTTTGACCGGAAGCGGCGAAAGGAGGTTTTTCAATGGAGTTCAAGTCCATCGGCAGTCTCTATGACGCCCTCAAGGGCGCCGTAAAGGAGGTCAGGGAAGGGGCGGTCGAGGTCCTCGACGAGAGGCTCGTGCGCGGCGCGGCCATAGACAGGCTCGTCTACAACGCCGTCTTCAGCTCAAATGGCGAGGTCCGGGACACCTCAAGAAAGCTTATAAAGTACATCGCGCTTGGGCTCGGCATACGCTCCGCCTCCATACAGGGCCTTTACGAGGCAATGGGCAGGGGCGAGTGCGGGGGCTTCACGGTCCCGGCCATAAACATCCGCGGCCTCACATACGATACGGCCCGGGCCATATTCAGGTCGGCCCAGAGGAACAACTCGGCTACCTTCATATTCGAGATAGCGAAGAGCGAGATAGGATACACCGAGCAGAGGCCTGCCGAATACACGGCCTGCTGCCTGGCTGCCGCCATAAAAGAGGGGTGGAGGGGCCCGGTATTCCTCCAGGGCGACCACTTCCAGATAAACGCGAAGAAATACGTCCAGGACAGGGAAGCGGAGATACGGGACCTCAAGAAGCTCATAAAGGAGGCGATAGACGGGGGTTTCCTCAATATCGACATAGACGCCTCGACCGTCGTGGACCTCTCGAAGCCCACCGTCACCGAGCAGCAGAGGCCGAACTTCGAGACCACCGCCGTCCTTACGGACTACATAAGGGAGAACGAGCCAAAGGGCGCGACCATCTCGGTCGGAGGCGAGATAGGCGAGGTCGGCGGAAAGAACTCGACCGAGGAAGAGCTTCGCGCCTTCATGGACGGCTTCCTTGCGGCCCTGCCAAAGGGCAGGAAGGGCATAAGCAAGATAAGCATACAGACCGGCACCTCTCACGGCGGGGTCGTGCTCCCGGACGGCACGATAGCGAAAGTGAAGGTGGACTTCGACACCATAGCGAGGCTCTCGAAGGTCGCGAGGGAGGCATATCAGCTCTCTGGTGTAGTCCAGCACGGCGCATCGACCCTTCCGGACGACGCCTTCGACCTCTTCACCAAGAACGGCGCCTCGGAGGTGCACCTCGCGACCGGCTTCCAGAACATAATCTACGACAACCCGGCCTTCCCCGAGGGGCTCAAGAAGGAGATTTACGCCCACCTTGCCGATAAGCACTCGGACGAAAGGAAGCCCGCGGACACCGAAGAGCAGTTCATCTATAAGACAAGGAAAAAGGGCTTCGGCCCGTTCAAGGAGAAGATCTGGACCCTCGACGAGGACAGGAAGAAGGCCATAGCAGATGAGACCGAGAAGAAACTCGACCTCTATTTCCGGACGCTCAACGCGCGGAATACGAAAGACCTGGTCTCCAAGTACGTAAAGGCAACCTCTAAAAATTGATCTTTTCCCCGGACCCTTTGTCAGGCCGGGAATAAAAATGCTCACATATTGTCATATATGCTCCGCTTTTTATTCCCGGCCTTCCTTGATTGCGGGAAAAATCTCTAATTTTTAGAGGTTGCCTAAAATAATGAAATACGGCGCGGCCGTATGTTATAATGTCCGCACAAGTTCTTGAAAGGAGCCGAGAGGCAGATGATAGCCGCAACGCAATTGAGAGTCGGGATGACGATCCTCTTCAACGGGGAGCCGTACAGGGTCGTATCCGTGCAGCACATAACG encodes the following:
- the ppdK gene encoding pyruvate, phosphate dikinase gives rise to the protein MAKKYVYFFGGGKAEGRGDMKDLLGGKGAGLAEMTNIGLPVPAGFTITTEVCDFFYKNDRKYPQGFHVELEKNIKKLERLTGKKVGDPEDPLLVSVRSGAARSMPGMMETILNLGLNDSSVEGLAKKTGNRRFALDAYRRFITMYGSTAMGVPRHRFDYEFDDIKDRKSRLRLHIPRSRPVLDTDVNEQELEVLIPRLKKVYEEHTKKPFPQEPNEQLEGAINAVIGSWMAEKAVTYRRVEKINGLRGTAVNIVQMVFGNMGENSGTGVCFTREPNTGENIFYGDLLMNAQGEDVVAGIRTPLHLSDLQKLMPKAYKELLDVRKKLERHYKDMQDIEFTIETGKLYILQTRAGKRSPMAAFRIAVNMVKEKLITKKDAILRISDKEIEGLFYPVIDPKIPIETLQQNLFATGIAAVPGAATGSIVFTAKDAEDRTAEGKAVILVRKETSPEDVGGMHAAKGILTATGGKTSHAAVVARGWGKCCIVGCEDLNIDYNAKTVTVGKTVLKEGDPLTINGSTGEVFKASMNLIKPELPEAYHTLMRWADETRSLKVRTNVDTPYDAENAIRLGAEGIGLCRTEHMFFDTEERRLAIQRMIISEDQKTRKKSLYELLPFQRKDFVGIFRAMDGKPVTIRLIDPPLHEFVPHTESEQKQLASKLGVPFHQVKRRIERLHEANPMLGHRGSRLLITYREILDMQVRAIIEAACDCKRKRIKVFPEIMLPLIIDAKELQILAARAREIASDVMKEQEITVEFLIGTMIEVPRAALLADQIAEQADFFSFGTNDLTQMTLGMSRDDAGRFLPDYIDEKKTGILKGDPFQSIDQDGVGFLMKLAIMKGRARKEKLKIGICGEHGGDPDSVRFCHLNYFDYVSCSPFRVPIARLAAAQAEIRHPMPVKGKRQVTMKIVG
- the gyrA gene encoding DNA gyrase subunit A, whose translation is MAQEQRPVYIEDEMKKSYLDYAMSVIIGRALPDVRDGLKPVHRRILYAMHEMGVEWNKPYKKSARVVGDVIGKYHPHGDSAVYDAITRMVQDFSLRYPLIDGQGNFGSIDGDPPAAMRYTEVRMAKLASELLKDIDKETVDFQPNYDESLKEPMVLPAAFPCLLVNGSSGIAVGMATNMPPHNLSEIIDALIHIIGKPEATVKELMQLVPGPDFPTAGFISGRKGIRDAYETGRGVLQLRAKASIEKNPRTGRQAIVITEIPYQVNKSKLIESIAELVREKKVEGISDVRDESDREGMRIVVELKKDEVAEVILNNLYHHTQMKTSFGIINLAIVDGQPRVLPLSQLLKEFVRFRKEVVARRTVFELRKARERAHILEGLKIALDNLDAVIKLIRASKSPQEAKTGLVKNFKLSEIQAQAILDMRLQRLTALERDKIIEEYRELLKLIKMLEERLASEKLLMAVVVDELKDIKERFGSARRTQIVDEAGEITLEDIIAEEDMVVTITSGGYIKRNPTSLFKIQKRGGKGKTGMTTKEEDFVSNLFIASTHSHILFFTDKGKAYSLKVYDIPQAGRAAKGKAIVNILNIAQGEHITAFLPVREFREGNFITMATAHGVIKKSDLMSFSHIRSGGLIAVSLDEGDSLIAARLTDGKTDLFLGTRLGQAIRFHEDEVREMGRQARGVKGIKLDEGDRVVSMETVEENSTVLTVTENGHGKRTEFAEYRGQGRGGSGLINIKITEKNGPVAGIVKVTDADELMISTSSGKIIRIAMKDVPVIGRNTQGVKLMDIEKGEHISGMAPIAEKDDSGEAEEEE
- a CDS encoding NAD(P)H-dependent glycerol-3-phosphate dehydrogenase translates to MGRIAVLGAGSWGTTLAQVLAHKGKDVSLWAREEEVRASIAERRENSMYLPGVELSSGITPFTSIEEALDGSDFIVSVIPSHGLRGVFSGARGFIRDGALVVSATKGIEEGSMMPPSGVISEALSGKAFSFAVLSGPSFAKEVSRALPAALTAASASVESARRVQDEFSTNYFRVYTNDDVTGVELGGALKNVVAVASGISDGLGLGHNARAALITRGLAEMARLGVKMGARKETFSGLSGLGDLVLTCTGPLSRNYSVGVSIGKGEAIGDITGRMLEVAEGVKTSRATRELALRNGVEMPIAEAVYSVIYEGKQPREAVLDLMGRDLKGE
- a CDS encoding response regulator, with translation MLKKSLHSRILVLIIGLITIGVVISIYWEISNKERELLEEKLRASRFMAQPILTAIYEDMIEERADLARHLINSLSKTPGIESVYIVRSNGVEEAFKDLKTIRAVEKEFGEIRPEWLAGHPDLEESPPARGVGNPEFRDALAKFRKDWQRGEVYYIDRSGPEPLFTYLQPIEKKPKCQSCHVSEDARGILVIRTPLSDMYGMLSQSRNQWVLSGIFAIGVGGILLSLLIRKSITGPIRKNVEIIRRIADGEAGINERIKVEAEDEIGYLATAFNSMLDSLEKRAEENTKLFGLVMKSKEEWVATFDAIQDLISIHDNEYKIIKINKALARKFNSTPEELIGRKCYQLLYCRHEQKEMCPHSRTLATGEVANAEVEDLVFEGSYKITTFPVFNAEGKVWASVHVARDITHEKLLREQLLHSEKLSSLGKLVAGIAHELNNPLMGIMGFSQILMDTPGDKKLDDIKDKLRKIYHESLRTAKIVQNLLTFARAKKTEREYHSVNEIIRHTIELREYSLKANNIQVALKLENGLPRTMVDLFQMQQVFINIINNAEDAMVAKKGKGKIEISTRVEGKRIVISFKDDGPGVSRDVIHKVFDPFFTTKDVGKGTGLGLSITHGIVTEHGGSIDITSPEEGGAVVTVELPVVEMAQWAAKSGKPAEAGDVSASGKKVLIVDDEKSIRETLEDIFTREGYRVETARDGREALDILDKEKVALVVTDLKMPGYGGTDLYDNILKKHAYLKDKVIILTGDVFSQDAKEFLSGSGCPCVLKPFEPKKLIELARELLK
- a CDS encoding class II fructose-bisphosphate aldolase, whose protein sequence is MEFKSIGSLYDALKGAVKEVREGAVEVLDERLVRGAAIDRLVYNAVFSSNGEVRDTSRKLIKYIALGLGIRSASIQGLYEAMGRGECGGFTVPAINIRGLTYDTARAIFRSAQRNNSATFIFEIAKSEIGYTEQRPAEYTACCLAAAIKEGWRGPVFLQGDHFQINAKKYVQDREAEIRDLKKLIKEAIDGGFLNIDIDASTVVDLSKPTVTEQQRPNFETTAVLTDYIRENEPKGATISVGGEIGEVGGKNSTEEELRAFMDGFLAALPKGRKGISKISIQTGTSHGGVVLPDGTIAKVKVDFDTIARLSKVAREAYQLSGVVQHGASTLPDDAFDLFTKNGASEVHLATGFQNIIYDNPAFPEGLKKEIYAHLADKHSDERKPADTEEQFIYKTRKKGFGPFKEKIWTLDEDRKKAIADETEKKLDLYFRTLNARNTKDLVSKYVKATSKN